One stretch of Arachis hypogaea cultivar Tifrunner chromosome 20, arahy.Tifrunner.gnm2.J5K5, whole genome shotgun sequence DNA includes these proteins:
- the LOC112784079 gene encoding uncharacterized protein, protein MALFFKKFTEGAKILAKRPSFSKDPRQLQFQADINRLFLYSSYNQLGKSADEANVEEIIEMANKASFADQQMQVQENVHSQIKAFCTFMDEILLPDKKMVNDFSELSRQTNTLPHRSGLSFAVGRSNTPINPDVPQTRPLSQAEVSQKLKNQLGFTLDVKSSQIPHKDAGQGLFLDGAADVGAVIAFYPGVVYSPAFYRYIPGYPKVDAQNPYLITRYDGNVINAQPWGSGGEVREPWNGRIMGEIKPNVKGAEKGSEKFWKLLSKPLEGNKLGSKNEILERRNPLALAHFANHPPKGVQPNVMICPYDFPLTEDNMRVYIPNVMFGNGEVNMRRFGSFWFKSGVSRKSASSTNAATLKTLVLVATRALEDEEVLLNYRLSNTKGRPQWYAPVDEEEDRRRWS, encoded by the exons ATGGCTCTTTTTTTCAAGAAATTCACCGAG GGCGCCAAAATCCTTGCAAAACGCCCTTCTTTTTCTAAGGATCCAAGACAACTACAATTTCAAGCTGACATTAACCGCTTGTTCCTTTATTCCAG CTACAATCAGTTGGGGAAGAGTGCAGATGAAGCAAATGTCGAAGAAATTATTGAAATGGCCAATAAAGCCTCTTTTGCTGATCAACAGATGCAAGTTCAAGAAAATGTTCATTCACAAATCAAAGCATTTTGCACCTTCATGGATGAAATTCTTCTGccagacaaaaagatggtgaatgaTTTCTCTGAATTATCTCGGCAAACGAACACTTTGCCTCATCGAAGTGGGCTTAGTTTTGCTGTGGGTAGGAGCAATACACCTATCAATCCCG ACGTCCCTCAGACAAGGCCATTAAGCCAAGCAGAAGTTTCtcagaaattaaaaaatcaaCTTGGCTTCACACTTGATGTTAAATCTTCTCAAATACCCCACAAGGATGCTGGCCAGGGTCTATTCTTAGATGGCGCAGCAGATGTTGGTGCTGTAATTGCCTTCTATCCTGGGGTGGTCTATTCTCCAGCTTTCTATCGGTATATTCCCGGATACCCCAAGGTTGATGCACAGAATCCCTATTTGATTACTAGATACGATGGGAATGTCATCAATGCCCAACCTTGGGGCTCTGGAGGTGAAGTGCGAGAACCATGGAATGGTAGAATAATGGGCGAAATCAAACCCAATGTGAAAGGAGCCGAGAAAGGCTCAGAGAAGTTCTGGAAACTTCTTAGTAAGCCTTTAGAAGGCAACAAACTTGGATCCAAGAATGAAATACTTGAGCGTAGAAACCCTTTAGCATTAGCTCATTTTGCAAATCACCCTCCAAAAGGGGTGCAACCAAATGTCATGATTTGCCCTTATGACTTCCCATTAACCGAAGACAACATGAGAGTTTACATCCCAAATGTTATGTTTGGAAACGGTGAAGTGAACATGAGGAGATTTGGCAGCTTTTGGTTCAAATCTGGGGTGTCTAGAAAAAGTGCATCATCAACAAATGCTGCGACACTGAAAACTCTTGTTTTGGTAGCTACTAGAGCTCTTGAAGATGAGGAAGTCCTCCTCAACTACAGGCTCAGCAACACCAAAGGGAGACCACAATGGTATGCTCCAGTAGATGAAGAAGAGGACAGGAGAAGATGGAGCTAA
- the LOC112786628 gene encoding uncharacterized protein has translation MDNENIEDANLEDRTNVIYDSEFQVGQITSTDLYHPEPIQILTRVREELENRQHICVTSLSCVAVHQLYLLELISQHRTRQINDDKLERELRRTQLMTQLLESEKCRYVIRMGPEAFRQLCQKLRGTGRVKDSTRSTVEEQVAKFLHIIGHNVKTRTMSFFFHRSEKTISRHFHNVLHAILSLEGDFFRQPSGEEVPYEILNNSRFYPFFKDCIGAIDGIHSRVKVPRVDAPRFRGRKDHPTQNVLAACGFDMKFTYVLSGKFYLGDAEFMLKPGILTPYRGVRYHLKEYSVREPQNPKELFNHWHSSLRNVIERCFGVLKKRFPIIAGDTEPYYSFETMKDIFLACCILHNFLMGVDVDQSIIDEVDRELLQERNIDRSQPNQQRDEEYRHAALLRDNIAAEMWNVYQTL, from the exons ATGGATAACGAAAATATTGAAGATGCGAATCTCGAAGATAGAACAAACGTCATATATGATTCGGAATTTCAAGTAGGTCAAATCACTTCTACTGACCTATATCATCCTGAGCCAATACAAATACTAACTCGTGTCAGGGAGGAGTTAGAAAATAGACAACATATCTGTGTCACATCTCTTTCTTGTGTTGCAGTGCATCAGTTATATCTTTTGGAATTAATATCACAACATAGAACTAGGCAAATTAATGACGACAAGTTGGAAAGAGAACTTAGGCGTACTCAATTAATGACACAGTTATTGGAGTCTGAAAAATGCCGATATGTCATACGTATGGGCCCTGAAGCATTTAGGCAATTGTGTCAGAAATTAAGAGGAACTGGTAGAGTAAAGGATTCAACTCGTTCTACGGTTGAAGAGCAAGTCGCTAAATTCCTACATATTATAGGGCATAATGTGAAAACTAGAACCATGTCTTTCTTCTTCCACCGGTCAGAAAAGACAATTAGTCGTCACTTTCACAATGTCCTACATGCTATTCTATCGTTAGAGGGAGACTTCTTCAGGCAACCATCTGGTGAGGAAGTTCCTTACGAAATACTTAATAATAGTCGATTCTATCCGTTTTTTAAG GATTGCATTGGAGCCATAGATGGAATTCATAGTCGTGTGAAGGTACCAAGGGTGGACGCCCCTCGTTTTCGCGGACGAAAAGATCACCCAACACAAAATGTTTTAGCGGCCTGTGGTTTTGATATGAAATTCACTTATGTGTTGTCCG GAAAATTTTATCTAGGCGATGCTGAATTCATGCTGAAGCCTGGGATACTTACACCATATAGAGGTGTTCGGTATCACCTGAAAGAGTATTCAGTACGTGAGCCACAAAATCCTAAAGAACTATTCAACCACTGGCATTCTTCATTAAGAAATGTCATTGAAAGATGTTTTGGAGTTCTAAAGAAAAGATTCCCAATTATAGCTGGCGACACTGAACCATATTATTCATTTGAAACtatgaaagatatttttttggcaTGTTGTATACTGCATAACTTTTTGATGGGTGTTGATGTTGATCAATCTATAATTGATGAGGTTGACAGAGAATTGCTACAAGAACGCAATATAGATAGATCACAACCAAATCAACAACGTGATGAGGAATATAGGCATGCAGCATTATTACGAGATAACATTGCGGCTGAAATGTGGAATGTGTATCAAACATTATGA
- the LOC112785166 gene encoding abscisic acid 8'-hydroxylase 2: protein MQLISCFITHSAYYYVSLFSMIIIIGGLFLQIQWRKRFKYNKEWYLPPGSMGWPFLGETLKLYTQNPNSFFSKRQKKYGQIFKTHILGCPCVMISDPDAARVVLVSHAHLFKAGHPPSKEKLIGPQAVFFQQGAYHTMLKKLVQNSFLPSKIKNSVSEVEHILLDLLPTWTNKTINTLQEMKKYAFQVAAVSAFGGTMEVEMEEICKLYRCLEKGYNSYPLHIPGTSYWKAIKARKLLDESIGKLIKRRKESGELGGGLLGELLEAKGKYKLSDSQVSDNLIGVIFAAHDTTATALTWLLKYLHDNPNLLEAVTKEHEGIKSKTAQQNRGLSWDDTRQMPLTTRVIQETLRSASILSFTFREAVEDVELQGYYIPKGWKVLPLFRSIHHSADFFPQPHKFDPSRFEVPPRPNTYMPFGNGIHSCPGNELAKLELLVLLHHLTISYRWQVVGNNGDGIQYGPFPVPKHGLPVKITRRNNIFT from the exons ATGCaacttatttcatgttttattaccCATTCTGCTTATTATTATGTGTCCTTGTTttcaatgataataataataggagGATTATTCCTCCAAATCCAATGGAGGAAGCGGTTCAAATATAATAAAGAGTGGTACTTGCCTCCCGGTTCCATGGGCTGGCCCTTTCTTGGAGAGACTCTCAAACTTTACACTCAAAACCCAAATTCCTTCTTCTCCAAGAGACAGAAAAAGTACGGGCAGATATTCAAGACGCACATACTGGGCTGCCCGTGCGTGATGATATCAGATCCAGACGCGGCAAGAGTGGTGCTGGTGAGCCACGCGCATCTCTTTAAAGCAGGACATCCACCCAGCAAAGAGAAGCTCATAGGCCCCCAAGCTGTGTTCTTCCAACAAGGCGCCTATCACACCATGCTCAAGAAACTCGTTCAAAACTCTTTCTTGCCCTCCAAAATCAAGAACTCGGTCTCCGAGGTTGAGCATATTCTCCTCGATTTGTTGCCTACTTGGACCAATAAAACCATCAACACCTTGCAGGAGATGAAAAAG TATGCTTTCCAAGTGGCTGCAGTATCGGCCTTTGGTGGAACAATGGAGGTAGAAATGGAAGAAATATGCAAACTGTATCGATGCTTGGAGAAAGGCTACAACTCTTATCCCTTACATATTCCTGGAACTTCCTATTGGAAAGCAATCAAG gcAAGGAAGCTTCTAGATGAGAGTATAGGGAagttaataaaaagaagaaaagaaagtggaGAGCTTGGTGGAGGGTTATTGGGAGAATTGCTGGAAGCGAAAGGAAAATACAAACTCTCTGATTCTCAGGTTTCTGATAATCTCATTGGTGTTATCTTCGCTGCACATGACACCACTGCAACTGCTCTTACTTGGCTTCTCAAATACTTGCACGACAATCCCAATCTCTTGGAAGCTGTCACA AAAGAACATGAAGGAATCAAGAGCAAAACAGCTCAACAAAATCGAGGACTTTCTTGGGATGATACCAGGCAGATGCCACTGACTACTCgg GTAATCCAAGAAACGTTGAGAAGTGCAAGCATACTGTCATTCACATTCAGAGAAGCAGTGGAAGATGTGGAGCTTCAAGGTTACTACATTCCCAAAGGCTGGAAGGTCCTTCCACTCTTCAGAAGCATTCACCATTCTGCTGATTTCTTCCCTCAACCACACAAATTCGACCCCTCACGCTTCGAG GTGCCACCGAGACCAAACACATACATGCCATTTGGAAATGGAATCCATTCTTGTCCAGGGAATGAGCTAGCCAAGCTTGAGCTTCTTGTCCTCCTTCATCATCTCACTATTTCGTAtag